A region of the Paenibacillus sp. J23TS9 genome:
GTGAGCCTGTTGCTTTATTCCAGACGGACGATCGTTCTCCCGACAGCTTTCCCCTGCAAAATGGCTTGAAGTACCTCTGTAAGCTCCTGAAGGGTGCATTCCTTAATCCCGCCTGCCAAAGCTCTTTCCGGCTTCCATTCCTGCGCCAGCCTGCTCCAAATTTCTTTTCTTAATGCTTTCGGACAATACACCGAGTCGATGCCAAGCAGTTGAACACCGCGCAGTATAAAAGGAAGTACGGTACTTTCAAACGATGTCCCTCCTGTAAGCCCCGAAAGCGCAACAGCTCCACCATAGCGGATACTTTTTAGTATTCCTGTCAGATGCGGTCCTCCTACGGGATCCACAACACCTGCCCAGCGTTGTTTAACGAGCGGAGCTGCATCGGTTACCTCAACATCTTTCCGGCTGACAACTTCAGATGCTCCAAGGTTTTCCAGCCAGCCGCTTTGTTCATTTATTTTGCCGGTGCTTGCCGTTACTTTGAATCCTGTCCGCGACAGGATATCCACCGCAAAGCTGCCCACACCGCCGGTTGCTCCTGTCACGAGGACCGGGCCTAAATCAGGCGTAACTCCGCTACGAAGCAAACGATCGACGGACATAGCAGCTGTAAAACCGGCAGTTCCGATTCCCATCGCTTCCCGAGGAGACAGCCCGTCAGGCAGCGGTACCAGCCAGTCTCCTGAAAGCCGCGCATATTGGCTGAAACCGCCGTAATGATTGGTTCCTAGTCCATAACCAGTACATAAAACCAAGTCGCCCTCGTGAAAGTCAGAATGCTCCGACTGCACGACCTCGCCGGCAAGATCGATCCCCGGAATCATAGGATACTGCGGCACTACCTTACCTTCTGGCGAACAGGCTAATCCGTCCTTATAGTTGACGCCCGAGAAATGCACTTTTATCAATACATCCCCTTCAGGCAGCTGATCGATTGTCAGCTCCTCTATCCTGCTTCTCAGCCCATCCTCTTCTTGGCGGACCATAAACGCTTGGAATGTTTCCATTTGCTGTTATCCCTCCCTCGGTATGCTTGCATATTGATTATACAATACCTTTAACAGTCAAATCATTTTCCATAAGCGTCTAACCCTGTCGATCATACGAGAATTCCCTGCGATATTTGGCGTTTTATGCGCTTTCCCGAGAAATAATTATGCTTTGCGTCCTTCTTTCCCCATCACCTGAACATAAAAAAAGACCCAGCGCTTATTCTATGCTGGATCTATCTTTTACTTTATTC
Encoded here:
- a CDS encoding acryloyl-CoA reductase encodes the protein METFQAFMVRQEEDGLRSRIEELTIDQLPEGDVLIKVHFSGVNYKDGLACSPEGKVVPQYPMIPGIDLAGEVVQSEHSDFHEGDLVLCTGYGLGTNHYGGFSQYARLSGDWLVPLPDGLSPREAMGIGTAGFTAAMSVDRLLRSGVTPDLGPVLVTGATGGVGSFAVDILSRTGFKVTASTGKINEQSGWLENLGASEVVSRKDVEVTDAAPLVKQRWAGVVDPVGGPHLTGILKSIRYGGAVALSGLTGGTSFESTVLPFILRGVQLLGIDSVYCPKALRKEIWSRLAQEWKPERALAGGIKECTLQELTEVLQAILQGKAVGRTIVRLE